Within the Sporomusaceae bacterium genome, the region TACGGTTTTGCCGGTCTGGCCTACCTGGTGGAGGGCCGGTTTCCAGCCGGCGTCGACGGCGGCGCGGGAGGCGCCGACGGCTGCGCCGAGGACGTTCGCCAGGTCTTCGACAAGGGTGAAGTTCTCGGGTTTGCAGAGGCCGCGGCCGCCGGAGACGATGATTTCGGCTTCTTCGAGGTTGCAGGCGGCGGTGCAGACTTTGATGACTTCGATGAGTTTGGTGCGGATGTCGCCGGGTTTGACTTTGCTGGGAACGCGGATTATTTCGCCGCTCTTGCCGTAGTCGGGTTCGGGTTTTTTGAAGACTTTCGGCCGGACGGTGCCCATCTGGGGCCGGTGGTCGGGGCAGAGGATTGTGGCCATGATGTTGCCGCCGAAGGCCGGACGGGTCCAGGCGACGAGGCCGGTGGCTTCGTCGATGCCGAGGCCGGTGCAGTCGGCGGTGAGGCCGGTGCCGACGCGGCAGGCGATGCGCGGTCCGAGGTCGCGGCCGTCGTTGGTGGCGCCGAGGAGGATGACGGAGGGTTTGTAGGCGCCGATGAGGTCGACGAGGGCGATGGTGTAGGCGTCGGTGCTGTAGTGGGCGTATTCGGGGCCTTCGACGAGGTAGACTTTGTCGGCGCCGGCGGCGAAGGCTTCTTTGGCGAGCGCCTCTACGCCGTCGCCGAGGATGACGGCGGCCAGTTTCTGGTTCATGGCGTCGGCGAGTTTGCGGCCTTCGCCGAGGAGT harbors:
- a CDS encoding electron transfer flavoprotein subunit alpha, translating into MAIKVIKDQCIGCSACVGACPFGAIEMQDDAKAFITEACTACGACIDTCPVKTIIREEEAKTVAIDKNAYKDVWVYLELAEGAPRNVGLELLGEGRKLADAMNQKLAAVILGDGVEALAKEAFAAGADKVYLVEGPEYAHYSTDAYTIALVDLIGAYKPSVILLGATNDGRDLGPRIACRVGTGLTADCTGLGIDEATGLVAWTRPAFGGNIMATILCPDHRPQMGTVRPKVFKKPEPDYGKSGEIIRVPSKVKPGDIRTKLIEVIKVCTAACNLEEAEIIVSGGRGLCKPENFTLVEDLANVLGAAVGASRAAVDAGWKPALHQVGQTGKTVGPKIYFACGISGAIQHLAGMSSSDIVIAVNKDPDAPIFKMADYGIVGDVMEVLPILTEEFRKIKEA